A part of Fibrobacter sp. UWB15 genomic DNA contains:
- a CDS encoding YihY/virulence factor BrkB family protein gives MPNWIKEFSWERMFDYIAERSVTPVKVAIIAGKSFLYFHGLTRAAALTYTTFLAVVPLLILLTSITIAVGFGNFFSDYLPHLLSFLDLDWPVDPIITIVKNAEHVPIGKLGFIGAMGLFITFILAFGSLESNFNVVWENKVSRPLHKQIRIYTPLLLIFAGIIGLYAGFVNYLQNALSVIVVDGLHFDPSVLKRLINAFWYLTFHGAFLLVIFLTLYALPARPDPKNYTKKKLLVSSIGITVLAWICIIIYVKILMLIQTILVTRMSIFYGSLAFIPLILFLVFGIWTIVLCGNSVVWTICTWPESKDRIWNWEGSPAEGLNMTKDRL, from the coding sequence ATGCCAAATTGGATTAAAGAATTTTCCTGGGAGCGAATGTTCGACTACATTGCCGAACGTTCCGTGACCCCTGTCAAGGTTGCGATTATTGCAGGCAAATCCTTTCTGTACTTTCACGGACTTACCCGCGCTGCAGCCCTGACCTACACCACCTTCTTAGCGGTCGTTCCGCTGTTGATTCTCTTGACCTCGATTACGATCGCGGTCGGTTTCGGCAACTTTTTCTCGGACTACCTGCCGCACTTGCTCTCGTTCCTGGATCTCGACTGGCCAGTCGACCCGATTATCACTATCGTGAAGAATGCGGAACACGTGCCCATCGGCAAACTCGGATTTATCGGCGCCATGGGTCTTTTCATCACGTTCATTCTCGCTTTTGGCAGTCTGGAATCGAACTTCAACGTGGTGTGGGAAAACAAGGTGTCTCGCCCGCTGCACAAGCAGATTCGCATTTACACCCCGCTTCTGCTTATCTTTGCAGGCATTATCGGTCTGTATGCCGGTTTCGTGAACTACCTCCAAAATGCGCTTTCGGTCATTGTGGTTGACGGTTTGCACTTTGATCCGTCGGTTCTCAAGAGGCTCATTAACGCCTTCTGGTACTTGACTTTTCACGGCGCATTCCTCTTGGTTATCTTCTTGACCCTGTACGCGCTCCCCGCCAGACCGGACCCCAAGAACTACACCAAGAAAAAGTTGCTTGTCTCTTCAATCGGCATTACCGTTCTCGCATGGATTTGCATTATCATCTACGTGAAGATCCTGATGCTTATCCAGACCATACTCGTGACCCGTATGTCTATTTTCTACGGTTCGCTCGCCTTTATTCCTCTCATCCTTTTCTTGGTATTCGGCATTTGGACCATAGTCCTCTGCGGAAATTCCGTGGTGTGGACGATTTGCACCTGGCCCGAATCCAAAGACCGTATATGGAACTGGGAAGGAAGCCCTGCCGAAGGTCTGAACATGACCAAAGACAGGTTGTAA
- a CDS encoding OmpA family protein, translating into MKRFRFGVLPVFSAVLCVNLFSSFAFARDLLPNKTHAVLTVTYTNNQDVPQAHKKLTFVGQNDPNKRLTVTTDAEGEVTFHIPREETYTIYCESVTGPFDCGTSPYVSPTASTGGITVVFDDTRVELKGVNFKAGSAELEPESIEILDKAVAGILKNPLAHIEIQGHTSSEGGDAFNQTLSEQRAYTVFLYMVEHGVDRGHLSASGYGSSQPKASNATEEGRRKNRRIELRVLNDNEVEVEVK; encoded by the coding sequence GTGAAACGGTTTCGTTTTGGCGTTTTGCCCGTTTTTAGCGCAGTTTTGTGTGTAAATCTTTTTTCGTCTTTTGCGTTTGCTCGTGATTTGTTGCCCAACAAGACCCATGCTGTACTGACAGTGACATACACTAACAACCAGGATGTGCCGCAGGCCCATAAAAAACTGACTTTTGTGGGGCAGAACGATCCCAATAAGAGACTGACCGTGACTACGGATGCAGAAGGCGAAGTCACGTTCCACATTCCCCGCGAAGAAACTTATACGATTTACTGCGAAAGCGTTACAGGACCGTTTGATTGCGGAACGTCTCCTTATGTGTCGCCGACGGCAAGTACGGGTGGCATTACGGTGGTGTTCGATGATACCCGTGTAGAATTGAAGGGCGTAAACTTCAAGGCGGGCAGCGCGGAACTCGAACCGGAGTCCATAGAAATTCTGGACAAGGCGGTGGCAGGAATATTGAAGAATCCCCTGGCTCACATTGAAATCCAAGGCCATACCAGCTCCGAAGGGGGCGATGCCTTTAACCAGACTCTCTCGGAACAGCGAGCCTATACGGTATTCCTTTACATGGTCGAACACGGTGTTGACCGCGGGCACCTTTCGGCAAGCGGTTACGGCTCCAGCCAGCCCAAGGCTTCGAATGCGACCGAAGAAGGCCGCCGAAAGAACCGCCGTATCGAACTTCGCGTGCTAAACGACAACGAAGTCGAAGTGGAAGTGAAGTAG
- a CDS encoding S1 RNA-binding domain-containing protein — protein sequence MELGKYNRARVEEIMPQGYYLELETGGRVLLPGKKEEFSLTEGEILDVFVYMDSEDRPIATLDKPYATVGEFAVLEVKDVNRIGAFLDWGLNKDLFLPYKQQLGELRRGDRCVVYILEDDKSNRIVATEKIKSFLDPDTSELHLGQKVQLAAYEVTRDHIDFLVDYRYTGRLMVTQGTPRIYIGDTMAGYIQRFTEDGKITLNLTPVGYKGIMKSESPAAIMQKLEEAGGFLPYGDHSDPEEIRREFGMSKKTFKKILGTLFREGKILLSDEGFRKN from the coding sequence ATGGAATTAGGCAAATACAACCGCGCCCGGGTAGAGGAAATCATGCCCCAAGGTTACTACCTGGAACTTGAAACCGGCGGGCGCGTGCTGCTCCCCGGCAAAAAAGAAGAATTCAGCCTCACAGAAGGTGAAATCCTGGACGTATTTGTCTACATGGATTCCGAAGACCGCCCCATCGCCACTCTCGACAAACCTTACGCTACCGTCGGCGAATTTGCCGTACTCGAAGTCAAGGACGTGAACCGCATTGGCGCCTTTTTGGATTGGGGTCTGAACAAGGACTTGTTCCTCCCCTACAAGCAGCAACTCGGTGAACTGAGGCGCGGCGACCGCTGCGTCGTGTACATTCTCGAAGACGACAAGAGCAACCGCATTGTGGCCACCGAAAAAATCAAGAGCTTTTTGGACCCCGACACCTCGGAACTGCACCTGGGTCAAAAAGTCCAGCTCGCCGCCTACGAAGTCACCCGCGACCACATCGATTTTCTGGTAGATTACCGCTACACAGGCCGCCTCATGGTCACACAGGGTACGCCGCGCATTTACATCGGCGACACCATGGCAGGCTATATCCAGCGCTTTACCGAAGACGGCAAGATTACCCTGAATCTCACTCCGGTAGGTTACAAGGGAATCATGAAGAGCGAAAGCCCCGCCGCCATTATGCAAAAGCTCGAAGAAGCAGGCGGTTTCTTACCTTACGGCGACCACAGCGATCCCGAAGAAATTCGCCGTGAATTCGGCATGTCCAAGAAGACTTTCAAGAAAATTCTGGGAACGCTCTTCCGCGAAGGAAAGATTCTTCTTTCCGACGAAGGCTTCCGTAAAAATTAG
- the radC gene encoding DNA repair protein RadC, which yields MNPNQMMFCDKSARIILPREKIEKYGASALTNEELLALILGSGNQDCNVFELSRQLADFLSDQTQVPTLDKIREIRGLGKVKSAQILACLELSGRYILSSKSSPIMAPEDLMTRLSFLKYEEQEHLVVVTLNSVNCVIRVHEITTGLVNKTPVHPREAFAKAIEDRAVSVVFAHNHPSGSLEPSSEDLAITRVLCASGRILQIPVLDHVIVGKGGLTSICRMDPGMFEKTFSPA from the coding sequence ATGAACCCTAATCAAATGATGTTTTGCGACAAATCGGCTCGGATTATCTTGCCCCGCGAAAAAATCGAAAAATATGGGGCGTCCGCCCTCACGAACGAAGAATTGCTCGCCTTGATTCTTGGCAGCGGAAACCAGGATTGCAATGTCTTTGAACTTTCGCGCCAATTGGCGGATTTTCTTTCGGACCAAACCCAGGTGCCTACGTTAGATAAAATCCGCGAAATCAGGGGCCTTGGCAAGGTAAAGTCGGCCCAGATTCTGGCATGTCTTGAACTTTCGGGCCGTTATATTCTGAGTTCCAAGTCGAGTCCGATAATGGCTCCGGAGGACTTGATGACAAGGCTTTCGTTTTTGAAATACGAGGAACAGGAGCATTTGGTTGTGGTGACCCTGAATTCGGTCAATTGCGTCATCCGGGTGCATGAAATTACGACGGGTCTTGTCAACAAGACTCCTGTACACCCAAGGGAAGCTTTTGCCAAAGCGATTGAAGACCGTGCCGTTTCAGTGGTTTTTGCCCATAATCACCCTTCGGGTTCGCTGGAACCCAGTTCGGAAGATTTGGCCATTACGCGGGTGCTCTGTGCTTCGGGAAGAATCCTCCAGATACCCGTTCTGGACCATGTCATTGTGGGGAAGGGAGGGCTTACCAGTATCTGCCGCATGGATCCCGGAATGTTCGAAAAGACGTTTAGCCCAGCCTAG
- a CDS encoding OmpA family protein, whose product MNKVAMGLALALAASAFAGHPQTINKEGFVGVNKTQSAQSLGHSKLVFTLLGDMTFNNDMFPNSDDGAALRESYVDGGLFAQQRDAEVGDFLGGSAYIGFAIGIWHYFDIGVTLPVYYDQFTAEDINGKGDISNTKVGYVGNLKGDVKIRFPLPEDQVFDIAVFGGVTAGTANTTKQGLWIREPEYINKKNGIAYPFGNKVTTIKGGLAVTMDVSKLDGGDGFPFLLHLNGGYRYAMNSDYQSLPFMSAAAEIYFLEFMSLFAEFYWDIQLDDYEYCLGSLCTANGDGKLDMKQLTGALVFHLPVGVDIHLGASYYIGADKYLSGVEVLRDGNRSGAIAEAWAMENGAMVKDPATDGYMTTYVEADAVRADRIRVNPQYTVYGGITWSGFLLAQDRDGDGVTDDEDKCPDDIGHRLNQGCPLGNPDADEDGVCDAWVAEKGFESEFVDVCEGVDQCPNEAGEGDDGCPLDNPDADGDGVCDAWVSQKKMTKKFASVCEGIDDCPAQAGSPAFNGCPTKQPDPDGDGLCSPWVTDEGVMNEFADICKGYDMCPGEAGSAANKGCAWDDPDADNDGLCDPWVTEKKMGFYFEKAAEDEAMAKEWFIDKSCKGIDKCPTELGPATNEGCPLGNPDTDKDGLCDPWVTEKNMLDQYDGICAGVDKCPTEAGEAFAQGCPMESPDPDGDSLCSPWVTKQKMLDQFAEMCRGYDRCELEAGPEWNKGCPIEDDPDPDKDGVCSEWVATKKLQKEFESVCTGIDRCPDEPGDDGHGCPKKAVEKLDGVTFKSGKATLESNAKKILQNVAKKLVNEDSYKDLKIVIQGHTDNVGKEKTNQKLSENRAKEVMKVLTKAGVKKDRIKAIGMGSSCPVDDNSTAEGREMNRRIEMHFVTPDNDGTQCESNLVQ is encoded by the coding sequence ATGAATAAGGTAGCTATGGGTCTTGCCCTTGCTTTGGCGGCTTCCGCCTTTGCTGGACATCCCCAGACAATCAACAAGGAAGGCTTTGTGGGTGTGAATAAGACCCAATCTGCTCAGTCCCTTGGCCATTCCAAACTAGTGTTTACCCTTTTGGGCGATATGACATTCAATAATGACATGTTCCCGAACAGTGATGACGGCGCAGCTTTGCGTGAGTCTTATGTCGACGGAGGCTTGTTTGCTCAACAAAGAGATGCCGAGGTAGGCGATTTCTTGGGCGGATCGGCATATATCGGTTTTGCCATCGGTATTTGGCATTACTTCGATATCGGTGTTACTTTGCCGGTTTACTACGATCAGTTCACCGCAGAAGATATCAATGGGAAGGGCGATATTTCTAACACGAAGGTTGGCTATGTTGGCAACCTGAAGGGTGATGTCAAGATTCGTTTCCCGCTCCCCGAAGACCAGGTCTTCGATATTGCCGTGTTCGGAGGCGTGACTGCCGGTACGGCCAATACGACCAAGCAGGGCTTGTGGATTCGTGAACCGGAATACATCAACAAGAAGAACGGCATTGCTTACCCCTTCGGAAACAAGGTGACTACCATTAAGGGTGGCCTTGCCGTGACGATGGATGTGAGCAAGCTGGACGGCGGTGATGGATTCCCGTTCTTGCTCCACTTGAACGGCGGTTATCGCTATGCGATGAATTCGGATTACCAGTCCCTTCCGTTCATGAGTGCAGCCGCTGAAATTTATTTCCTCGAATTCATGTCCCTCTTTGCAGAATTCTACTGGGATATCCAGCTGGATGACTATGAATACTGCTTGGGTAGCCTGTGCACCGCCAATGGCGATGGCAAACTTGACATGAAGCAATTGACAGGCGCCTTGGTGTTCCACCTGCCGGTGGGCGTCGATATTCACTTGGGTGCTTCTTATTACATCGGAGCTGACAAGTACCTGTCCGGTGTTGAAGTCCTGAGAGACGGCAACCGTTCTGGCGCCATTGCCGAAGCTTGGGCTATGGAAAATGGTGCCATGGTTAAAGATCCTGCCACCGATGGATACATGACGACCTACGTCGAAGCTGATGCAGTTCGTGCCGACCGCATTCGCGTGAACCCGCAGTACACCGTTTACGGCGGTATTACTTGGAGCGGCTTCCTCTTGGCTCAGGACCGCGACGGCGATGGTGTTACGGATGACGAAGACAAGTGCCCGGACGATATCGGCCACCGTTTGAATCAGGGTTGCCCGCTGGGTAATCCGGATGCTGACGAAGATGGCGTTTGCGATGCCTGGGTTGCCGAAAAGGGCTTCGAATCTGAATTTGTTGATGTTTGCGAAGGCGTTGACCAGTGCCCGAACGAAGCTGGCGAAGGTGACGATGGTTGCCCGCTCGATAATCCGGATGCTGACGGTGATGGCGTTTGCGATGCATGGGTTTCTCAGAAGAAGATGACCAAGAAATTTGCTAGCGTCTGCGAAGGCATTGATGATTGCCCGGCCCAGGCTGGTTCTCCGGCATTCAACGGTTGCCCGACCAAGCAGCCGGACCCGGATGGTGACGGTCTCTGCTCTCCGTGGGTGACTGACGAAGGCGTCATGAATGAATTCGCCGACATCTGTAAGGGTTACGATATGTGCCCGGGTGAAGCCGGTTCTGCTGCCAACAAGGGTTGCGCATGGGATGATCCGGATGCCGATAACGACGGCCTCTGCGACCCGTGGGTGACCGAAAAGAAGATGGGCTTCTACTTCGAAAAGGCTGCTGAAGACGAAGCAATGGCTAAGGAATGGTTCATTGACAAGTCTTGTAAGGGTATCGACAAGTGCCCGACCGAACTCGGCCCGGCTACTAACGAAGGCTGCCCGCTTGGCAACCCGGATACCGACAAGGACGGCCTCTGCGATCCTTGGGTGACCGAAAAGAATATGCTCGACCAGTATGACGGTATCTGCGCAGGCGTCGACAAGTGCCCGACTGAAGCCGGTGAAGCCTTTGCCCAGGGCTGCCCGATGGAAAGCCCGGACCCGGATGGCGACTCCCTCTGCTCTCCGTGGGTGACCAAGCAGAAGATGCTTGACCAGTTCGCTGAAATGTGCCGTGGCTACGACCGTTGCGAACTCGAAGCCGGTCCTGAATGGAACAAGGGTTGCCCGATTGAAGACGATCCGGACCCGGATAAGGACGGCGTCTGCTCTGAATGGGTTGCAACCAAGAAGCTCCAGAAGGAATTCGAAAGCGTCTGTACCGGTATCGACCGCTGCCCGGATGAACCGGGTGACGACGGCCATGGCTGCCCGAAGAAGGCTGTCGAAAAGCTCGATGGCGTGACCTTCAAGAGCGGCAAGGCTACCTTGGAATCCAACGCCAAGAAGATCCTCCAGAACGTGGCTAAGAAGCTCGTGAACGAAGACAGTTACAAGGATCTGAAGATCGTGATCCAGGGGCACACCGACAACGTGGGTAAGGAAAAGACCAACCAGAAGCTTTCCGAAAACCGCGCTAAGGAAGTGATGAAGGTGCTCACCAAGGCGGGCGTCAAGAAGGATCGCATCAAGGCTATCGGTATGGGTTCCAGCTGCCCGGTGGATGACAACAGCACCGCCGAAGGCCGCGAAATGAACCGCCGTATCGAAATGCACTTCGTAACGCCGGATAACGACGGTACCCAGTGCGAAAGCAACTTGGTTCAGTAA
- a CDS encoding thymidylate synthase: protein MQQYLDLLKDILENGVDRSDRTGTGTRSVFGRQCRYDLSKGFPCLTTKKLHLRSIIHELLWFLKGDTNIKYLHDNKVTIWDEWADENGDLGPVYGHQWRSWPTPDGGHIDQIQNLVNSLKNNPDSRRHLVCAWNVAEVDKMALPPCHCLFQFYVGGVGASGKRKLSCQLYQRSADTFLGVPFNIASYALLTLMLAQVCDYEPGEFIHTLGDTHLYSNHFEQAREQLTRTPRKLPTMKLNPAVKDLFEFKFEDFELVDYDPWPTIKAPIAV, encoded by the coding sequence ATGCAACAATACCTAGACCTGCTCAAGGATATTTTGGAAAACGGAGTTGACCGTTCTGACCGTACGGGTACGGGAACTCGCTCTGTTTTTGGCCGCCAGTGCCGTTATGATTTGTCCAAGGGATTCCCTTGCCTGACGACTAAAAAGCTGCACTTGCGCTCGATTATTCATGAACTGCTGTGGTTCTTGAAGGGCGATACGAACATCAAGTATCTGCACGACAACAAGGTGACTATTTGGGACGAATGGGCTGACGAAAACGGCGACCTGGGCCCCGTTTATGGTCACCAGTGGCGTAGCTGGCCTACCCCTGATGGAGGCCATATCGACCAGATTCAGAATTTGGTTAACAGCCTCAAGAACAATCCCGATTCCCGCCGTCACCTGGTGTGCGCTTGGAATGTGGCCGAAGTGGATAAAATGGCCTTGCCGCCCTGCCACTGTCTGTTCCAGTTCTATGTGGGCGGTGTAGGTGCTTCGGGCAAGCGTAAGCTCAGCTGCCAGCTGTACCAGCGTAGTGCCGATACATTCCTCGGGGTTCCGTTCAATATCGCTTCTTATGCGCTTTTGACTTTGATGCTTGCTCAGGTTTGCGACTACGAACCGGGCGAATTTATTCATACCTTGGGTGATACGCACCTGTATTCGAACCATTTTGAACAGGCGCGCGAACAGCTGACGCGCACGCCGCGCAAGTTGCCGACCATGAAGTTAAATCCGGCAGTGAAGGATCTTTTTGAATTCAAGTTCGAAGACTTTGAACTGGTCGATTACGACCCGTGGCCGACAATTAAAGCGCCGATTGCGGTATAA
- a CDS encoding dihydrofolate reductase, whose protein sequence is MLISAIVAISQNNVIGRDGHLPWHLSADLKRFKAITTGHSIVLGRKNYDDIGRPLPNRTNYVLTRNVAFEAPGCIVCNNLSQAIENARAAHETECFIIGGAAVYREAMPLVQKLYVTRVLADVEGDVLFPEWGDGWHKVSEERFEADEKNDYPTTFEVWER, encoded by the coding sequence ATGCTGATTTCTGCAATTGTCGCAATTTCTCAGAATAATGTAATCGGTCGCGATGGCCATTTACCGTGGCATTTGTCGGCGGACCTCAAACGGTTCAAGGCGATTACTACGGGCCATTCTATTGTGCTTGGCCGCAAGAATTACGATGATATTGGACGCCCGCTTCCGAACCGCACCAATTATGTGCTGACTCGGAATGTGGCATTTGAAGCTCCAGGCTGCATTGTTTGCAATAATCTTTCTCAGGCGATTGAGAACGCTCGCGCCGCCCATGAAACAGAATGCTTTATCATTGGCGGCGCGGCGGTTTACCGCGAAGCCATGCCTTTGGTACAAAAGCTTTATGTGACTCGTGTGCTAGCTGATGTCGAAGGCGATGTGCTGTTCCCGGAATGGGGCGACGGCTGGCATAAGGTGAGCGAAGAACGTTTCGAAGCCGATGAAAAGAATGATTATCCGACAACATTTGAAGTCTGGGAGCGTTAA
- a CDS encoding GGDEF domain-containing protein — translation MLFVVFLFAVRSNGVAPQHVRLDKGWTVTYKGEKTEVESLVNYTFPKRLRSGDSLILEGEIPANLLAHSIFRFRTVHSAVEVFENGKSVYEYGKDKVFPGCGFHLVHLNHGELQKLKVVLIEKVNNRKITFSAYELLPEEYATSDYSSHHIFALVIGIFLILFGVFAVLIGAVMRIYGVNYFRLLMIGFLSFTFGTWTMCYTKLIQIVSYNLTLNTTLEYICLYFSPIPFTLLLWNMHRMRLNRSKTLVMKILVVYEVVYLVVTSVLHFSGLFFYPQMLVFFHVVVFFGLVYFVYSGILYNKKMDESGKILSRGVLFFVVMVVADMLRYNFARHLAADIPLLGSSWIPLGTLGFVLSLVQSYVVYLVYILEDRAEKGALATMAYLDALTGLFNRAKCQQIFDILDKSFGDYAFVSIDMNGLKAVNDKYGHNEGDRFIKAFAEVFKEAFKGVGTTIRVGGDEFLAIVRSEHVADVKSAVKKMTELQRECSAKLPIPLEVAYGTAFKHEFLEYSFSVAEEQRIDAEKVYHLADERMYAMKSSMKSKSARKE, via the coding sequence TTGTTGTTTGTCGTTTTTTTGTTTGCGGTCCGTTCCAATGGCGTAGCTCCGCAACATGTCCGTCTTGATAAAGGTTGGACCGTTACATATAAGGGCGAAAAGACCGAAGTCGAATCTTTGGTGAATTACACGTTCCCCAAAAGACTCCGGAGTGGCGATTCTTTAATATTGGAAGGCGAAATTCCGGCCAACCTGCTTGCGCATTCAATTTTTAGATTCCGGACGGTGCACAGCGCTGTCGAGGTTTTTGAAAATGGCAAAAGCGTGTATGAGTATGGTAAAGATAAAGTGTTCCCGGGATGCGGCTTTCACCTCGTCCACTTGAATCACGGTGAACTTCAAAAGTTAAAAGTAGTTCTTATCGAAAAAGTGAACAATCGAAAAATCACTTTCTCGGCATATGAACTTTTACCTGAAGAATACGCTACAAGTGATTATTCCTCGCACCATATTTTTGCGCTTGTCATTGGAATATTCCTTATTCTTTTTGGCGTATTTGCGGTTTTGATTGGTGCGGTCATGCGGATTTACGGAGTCAATTATTTCCGTCTGTTGATGATCGGATTCCTGTCGTTTACGTTTGGCACTTGGACGATGTGCTATACGAAACTGATCCAGATTGTGTCGTATAATTTGACTCTCAATACGACCCTTGAATATATTTGCCTCTATTTTTCTCCGATTCCATTTACGTTGCTGCTTTGGAACATGCACCGGATGCGACTCAATCGATCCAAGACTTTGGTGATGAAAATTCTGGTAGTCTATGAGGTGGTTTATCTGGTTGTCACATCGGTCCTTCATTTTTCAGGTTTGTTCTTCTACCCTCAAATGCTGGTATTCTTCCATGTGGTTGTATTTTTCGGATTGGTATACTTTGTTTATTCCGGTATTCTCTACAACAAAAAAATGGACGAATCCGGAAAGATTCTTTCTCGCGGCGTCTTGTTCTTTGTGGTGATGGTGGTGGCGGACATGCTTCGCTATAATTTTGCTCGTCATCTTGCTGCTGATATACCTTTGCTGGGATCGTCCTGGATTCCGTTGGGTACGCTTGGCTTTGTGCTGTCGCTTGTACAAAGCTATGTCGTTTATTTGGTATATATTCTGGAAGACCGCGCCGAAAAGGGGGCACTCGCTACGATGGCTTATCTGGATGCTTTGACGGGGCTTTTCAACCGTGCCAAGTGCCAGCAGATTTTTGATATTTTAGATAAGAGTTTTGGCGACTACGCCTTTGTGAGTATTGACATGAATGGCCTTAAGGCTGTGAATGACAAGTACGGCCATAACGAAGGCGACCGGTTCATTAAAGCTTTTGCAGAAGTTTTCAAGGAAGCTTTTAAGGGCGTTGGAACGACCATTCGTGTAGGCGGTGATGAATTTTTGGCTATTGTTCGCAGTGAACATGTGGCTGATGTGAAGAGCGCTGTCAAAAAAATGACGGAACTTCAAAGAGAATGTAGCGCCAAATTGCCAATTCCACTGGAAGTTGCCTATGGTACCGCCTTCAAACATGAATTTTTGGAGTATTCTTTTAGCGTCGCAGAAGAACAACGCATAGATGCCGAAAAAGTCTACCATTTGGCGGATGAACGCATGTACGCTATGAAATCATCCATGAAGTCAAAATCGGCGCGTAAAGAATAA